One segment of Micromonospora parathelypteridis DNA contains the following:
- a CDS encoding ABC transporter substrate-binding protein has translation MPHTTPWHSRALGATLLAVVLTVGTACGDDGPGPSASGSIKIGLLASLSGTYQAVGTEIRDGFQLYLDTHDGKLGGRRVDLVVADEGNGAQTAVPAATKLLKQDRVSALTGIVGGGSVAGVTPLLDETKVPLVGSNGRPELKDVSRVWHTSYLSDEPGEAIAQHVRDNVQGSVYAIGPDYQGGWDELRGFTDTFVKIGGKLANTDGKTTFTPFPATTNFTPYFARIKASGAAAVYTFYAGSAAVDFVKQYAQSEIKDVPLYAAGFLTEGGVLNAQGEAARDIYSVLNYSPDLDNAENRAFVAAWKAKHDGSPTTYALASYDAAAVLDRAIGAAGSDPTPEAINTAIGQLGQIASPRGTWQFSTTTHSPVQKWYLRQVRQDGRALSNTVVGDLATVGR, from the coding sequence ATGCCTCACACCACCCCCTGGCACAGCCGTGCCCTCGGCGCCACGCTGCTCGCGGTCGTGCTGACCGTCGGCACCGCCTGCGGCGATGACGGGCCGGGCCCGAGCGCCAGCGGCTCGATAAAGATCGGCCTGCTCGCGTCGCTGTCCGGGACGTACCAGGCCGTCGGCACGGAGATCCGCGACGGCTTCCAGCTCTACCTGGACACCCACGACGGCAAACTCGGCGGTCGACGGGTCGACCTCGTCGTCGCGGACGAGGGCAACGGCGCACAGACCGCGGTCCCGGCGGCGACCAAACTGCTCAAGCAGGACCGGGTGTCCGCGCTCACCGGCATCGTCGGTGGTGGCTCGGTCGCCGGAGTCACTCCCCTGCTCGACGAGACCAAGGTGCCACTCGTCGGTTCCAACGGCCGACCCGAGCTCAAGGACGTCTCCCGGGTCTGGCACACCTCGTACCTCTCCGACGAGCCGGGTGAGGCGATCGCCCAGCACGTCCGCGACAACGTGCAGGGCTCCGTGTACGCGATCGGCCCGGACTACCAGGGCGGCTGGGACGAGCTGCGTGGTTTCACCGACACCTTCGTGAAGATCGGCGGGAAGCTCGCGAACACCGACGGCAAGACGACCTTCACACCGTTCCCGGCCACCACCAACTTCACTCCGTACTTCGCCCGCATCAAGGCGTCCGGCGCGGCGGCCGTCTACACCTTCTACGCCGGAAGCGCCGCCGTCGACTTCGTGAAGCAGTACGCGCAGTCCGAGATCAAGGACGTCCCGCTGTACGCGGCCGGCTTCCTCACCGAGGGCGGGGTGCTCAACGCGCAGGGCGAGGCCGCCCGGGACATCTACTCGGTCCTCAACTACTCGCCCGACCTCGACAACGCGGAGAACCGGGCCTTCGTCGCGGCGTGGAAGGCCAAGCACGACGGTTCGCCGACGACGTACGCGCTCGCCTCGTACGACGCGGCCGCGGTGCTGGACCGGGCGATCGGCGCCGCCGGGAGCGACCCGACTCCGGAGGCCATCAACACGGCCATCGGCCAGCTCGGCCAGATCGCCAGCCCGCGCGGCACCTGGCAGTTCTCCACCACCACGCACTCCCCCGTGCAGAAGTGGTACCTGCGGCAGGTCCGCCAGGACGGCCGGGCGCTGTCCAACACCGTCGTGGGTGACCTCGCGACCGTCGGCCGATGA
- a CDS encoding branched-chain amino acid ABC transporter permease translates to MMVVAAGTSRIDPYVIPALDGVAYGLLVFVAASGLVFCFGVANILNLAHGTLYAIGGYTAAALFDGGWASLALALAVGVLAAAAAGALLAGLLTPVATGNHLTQALLTFGVALAGGSLLVAGFGPDDPQVRVPAALEGSVVVAGHRYAAYRLVFIVVAAVIAAALYLVVRRTRAGMLVRAAVDDAEMVACLGVSPARIRAGVLAAAGALAGAAGVLGAPIIGPGTDTADTVLLLSLVVVVLGGLGSMAGTLLAALAIGEIQTLGVALLPSAAPFLLFAAMAAVLAVRARGLASRWRAT, encoded by the coding sequence ATGATGGTGGTGGCGGCCGGCACGAGCCGGATCGACCCGTACGTGATCCCGGCTCTGGACGGAGTCGCCTACGGGCTGCTCGTCTTCGTCGCCGCGTCGGGCCTGGTCTTCTGTTTCGGCGTCGCCAACATCCTCAACCTGGCGCACGGCACGCTCTACGCGATCGGCGGGTACACCGCCGCGGCGCTGTTCGACGGCGGCTGGGCGAGCCTGGCGTTGGCGCTGGCGGTCGGTGTGCTGGCGGCCGCCGCGGCGGGTGCGCTGCTGGCCGGACTGCTCACCCCGGTCGCCACCGGTAACCACCTGACCCAGGCGCTGCTGACGTTCGGAGTGGCACTGGCCGGCGGGAGCCTGCTCGTCGCCGGCTTCGGGCCCGACGATCCGCAGGTGCGGGTGCCCGCTGCCCTGGAGGGGTCGGTGGTGGTCGCCGGCCACCGCTACGCCGCGTACCGGTTGGTCTTCATCGTCGTCGCGGCGGTGATCGCCGCGGCGCTCTACCTGGTGGTGCGGCGGACCAGGGCCGGGATGCTGGTGCGGGCGGCCGTCGACGACGCGGAGATGGTCGCCTGTCTGGGCGTGAGTCCCGCGCGGATCCGCGCCGGCGTGCTCGCCGCCGCCGGCGCGCTGGCCGGCGCGGCCGGGGTGCTGGGCGCGCCCATCATCGGTCCCGGCACGGACACCGCCGACACCGTGCTGCTGTTGTCCCTGGTGGTCGTGGTCCTCGGTGGTCTCGGGTCGATGGCGGGCACTCTGCTGGCCGCGCTCGCGATCGGCGAGATCCAGACGCTGGGAGTGGCGCTGCTGCCGTCCGCCGCGCCATTCCTGCTGTTCGCCGCCATGGCGGCTGTGCTGGCCGTGCGGGCGCGGGGCCTGGCCAGCAGATGGAGGGCGACATGA
- a CDS encoding acylase: MTASTRLGGAAVVLGLILAGLSGPPAGAHQRDRGYAAEIRRASYGVPHITATSYANLGFGVGHVQAEDNLCVIAEKVVTVNGERSRYFGATGPTDANVRSDLFFRKIIEDRTVERLLDGRRDGVHSPSNDVRDQIRGFVAGYNSYLRRTGAARLTDPACRAKPWVRPLTEMDVWRTTWASMVRASSRAVLDGIVAAAPPTATGPAAVQDAPGAAAVLAASDGAPAGVGSNAYGLGEAATANRGGMVLANPHFPWDGAERFYRMHLKVPGRYDVEGAALIGDPIIEIGHNRTLAWSHTVSTARRFVWHRLALVAGDPTSYYVDGRPRKMTTRTVTVQVPNPNGGMVPVSRTFHDTHFGPVVVVPGTFDWSADTAYAITDVNATNNRAFDGWLQMGRAETVRDLKRVLDRYQFLPWVNVIAADARGEALYADHSVVPRVTDALAAACIPAPFQPLYASSGQAVLDGSRSACALGADPDAAVPGILGPANLPVRFRADYVTNSNDSYWLANPQAPLEGYARIIGDERTPRSLRTRLGLDQVQQRLAGTDGLPGRGFTADRLWRTVFGNRVYGGELVRDDLVALCTAQPTGTASNGATVDLRAACTTLARWDLHADLNSRGAHLFTEFVLANGLRFAEPFAVNNPVHTPRRLDTANPGVRTALADAVQRLAGIPLDARLGDVQTEPRGDRRIPIHGGRAEAGIFNMIINNRVPGVGYPKVVHGSSFVMAVELGPHGPSGRQILTYSQSTNPNSPWYGDQTALYSGKGWDTIKYTEAQIKADPNLRTYRVAEGRHH; this comes from the coding sequence GTGACAGCATCAACACGCCTCGGCGGGGCGGCGGTGGTCCTGGGTTTGATCCTGGCGGGCCTGAGCGGCCCGCCAGCCGGCGCGCACCAGCGTGACCGGGGCTACGCGGCCGAGATCCGCCGCGCGTCGTACGGCGTCCCGCACATCACGGCCACGAGCTACGCCAACCTCGGCTTCGGAGTCGGACACGTGCAGGCGGAGGACAACCTGTGCGTCATCGCCGAGAAGGTGGTCACGGTCAACGGCGAGCGCTCCCGCTACTTCGGTGCGACCGGCCCGACCGACGCGAACGTCCGCAGCGACCTGTTCTTCAGAAAGATCATCGAGGATCGGACGGTCGAGCGGCTGCTCGACGGCCGCCGCGACGGCGTGCACTCCCCGTCCAACGACGTCCGTGACCAGATTCGCGGCTTCGTCGCCGGCTACAACTCCTACCTCCGCCGCACCGGCGCGGCGCGGCTCACCGACCCGGCGTGCCGGGCCAAGCCATGGGTACGCCCGCTGACCGAGATGGACGTCTGGCGCACCACCTGGGCCAGCATGGTCCGGGCCAGCTCGCGCGCCGTACTCGACGGGATCGTCGCCGCCGCCCCGCCCACCGCTACCGGCCCGGCCGCCGTGCAGGACGCGCCGGGCGCGGCCGCCGTGCTCGCGGCCAGCGACGGCGCCCCGGCCGGAGTGGGCAGCAACGCGTACGGGCTCGGCGAGGCGGCGACCGCCAACCGGGGCGGCATGGTGTTGGCCAATCCGCACTTCCCGTGGGACGGCGCGGAACGCTTCTACCGGATGCACCTCAAGGTGCCCGGTCGCTACGACGTCGAGGGCGCTGCCCTGATCGGCGACCCGATCATCGAAATCGGGCACAACCGCACCCTCGCCTGGAGCCACACCGTCTCCACCGCTCGCCGGTTCGTCTGGCACCGCCTCGCGCTGGTCGCCGGCGACCCCACCTCCTACTACGTGGACGGTCGACCACGGAAGATGACCACCCGCACGGTCACCGTCCAGGTGCCCAACCCGAACGGTGGCATGGTGCCGGTCAGCCGGACCTTCCACGACACCCACTTCGGGCCGGTCGTGGTGGTGCCCGGCACGTTCGACTGGAGCGCCGACACGGCTTACGCGATCACCGACGTCAACGCCACCAACAACCGGGCGTTCGACGGCTGGCTGCAGATGGGCCGCGCCGAGACGGTCCGCGACCTGAAGCGGGTGCTCGACCGATACCAGTTCCTGCCCTGGGTCAACGTGATCGCCGCCGACGCCCGCGGCGAGGCGCTCTATGCCGACCACTCCGTGGTGCCCCGGGTGACCGACGCCCTCGCCGCCGCCTGCATCCCGGCGCCGTTCCAGCCGCTCTACGCCAGCAGCGGCCAGGCCGTCCTGGACGGCTCCCGCTCGGCCTGCGCGCTCGGCGCCGACCCGGATGCCGCCGTGCCCGGCATCCTCGGCCCGGCGAACCTGCCGGTGCGCTTCCGCGCCGACTACGTCACCAACTCCAACGACAGCTACTGGCTGGCCAACCCCCAGGCCCCGCTGGAGGGCTACGCGCGGATCATCGGCGACGAACGCACCCCTCGCAGCCTGCGTACCCGTCTCGGCCTCGACCAGGTGCAGCAGCGTCTCGCCGGCACCGACGGGTTGCCCGGCCGCGGGTTCACCGCCGACCGGCTGTGGCGGACCGTCTTCGGCAACCGGGTGTACGGCGGTGAACTGGTCCGCGACGACCTGGTGGCGCTCTGCACCGCCCAGCCGACCGGCACCGCCTCGAACGGCGCCACGGTCGACCTGCGTGCCGCCTGCACGACACTGGCCCGCTGGGACCTGCACGCCGACCTGAACAGTCGCGGCGCACACCTGTTCACCGAGTTCGTCCTGGCCAACGGGCTGCGCTTCGCGGAACCCTTCGCCGTCAACAACCCGGTGCACACGCCGCGCCGACTCGACACCGCCAACCCTGGCGTGCGTACCGCGCTCGCCGACGCCGTGCAGCGCCTCGCCGGCATCCCGCTGGACGCACGTCTCGGCGACGTCCAGACCGAGCCGCGCGGCGACCGGCGCATCCCGATCCACGGCGGACGCGCCGAGGCCGGCATTTTCAACATGATCATCAACAACCGGGTGCCCGGCGTCGGCTATCCGAAGGTGGTCCACGGCTCGTCGTTCGTGATGGCCGTCGAGTTGGGCCCGCACGGGCCCTCAGGACGCCAGATCCTCACCTACTCCCAGTCGACCAACCCGAACTCACCCTGGTACGGCGACCAGACCGCGCTCTACTCGGGCAAGGGCTGGGACACGATCAAGTACACCGAGGCCCAGATCAAGGCCGACCCGAATCTGCGCACCTACCGAGTCGCCGAGGGCCGGCACCACTGA
- a CDS encoding class I SAM-dependent methyltransferase: MATATSDGTYTFDNGAPDAVPQMHALESFLDPITTRRLAHPVLRPGATCWEVGAGGGSIARRIARAIGDGGHVLATDIDPAHLVAKGNLHVRRHDVRTEPPPGDAFDLIHARLVLLHLPERRRVLRTLTGALAPGGWLVVEEFDCTTPQRVLTAPNDDAAKLFAQVMDAMMGVLQEHGAGLGWAQDVHTEMTLAGLTDVDTITHSQSWAGGSTGASLYETNSRQLEPDLLAAGLSPDQLHAFRRLVRDPGFAVMSYHFVSTRGRLPG; the protein is encoded by the coding sequence ATGGCAACCGCTACGAGCGACGGCACGTACACGTTCGACAACGGCGCACCCGACGCCGTTCCCCAGATGCACGCGCTGGAGTCCTTCCTGGATCCGATCACGACGCGCCGCCTGGCCCACCCGGTCCTGCGACCGGGGGCCACCTGCTGGGAGGTCGGGGCGGGTGGCGGCTCGATCGCCCGGCGGATCGCCCGCGCGATCGGCGACGGTGGTCACGTGCTGGCCACGGACATCGACCCCGCGCACCTGGTGGCGAAGGGCAACCTGCACGTACGCCGGCACGACGTCCGCACCGAGCCGCCACCCGGGGACGCGTTCGACCTGATCCACGCTCGGCTGGTGCTGCTGCATCTTCCCGAACGACGGCGGGTCCTCCGCACGCTCACCGGCGCGCTGGCTCCCGGCGGGTGGCTGGTGGTCGAGGAGTTCGACTGCACCACGCCACAGCGGGTGCTGACCGCACCGAACGACGACGCCGCGAAGCTCTTCGCGCAGGTGATGGACGCCATGATGGGTGTCCTGCAGGAGCACGGAGCCGGCCTGGGGTGGGCACAGGACGTGCACACCGAGATGACCCTCGCTGGTCTGACCGATGTGGACACCATCACGCATTCGCAGAGTTGGGCCGGTGGTTCGACCGGGGCGTCGCTCTACGAGACGAACTCCCGCCAGTTGGAGCCGGATCTGCTCGCCGCGGGGCTGTCACCCGACCAACTGCACGCCTTCCGGCGGCTGGTCCGTGACCCCGGCTTCGCCGTCATGTCGTACCACTTCGTCTCCACGCGGGGCCGTCTACCGGGCTGA
- a CDS encoding ABC transporter ATP-binding protein: protein MNPLLSAEDVSVRYGSLTALAGVDLSIHDGQRHALIGPNGAGKTTLLNVIGGATKPQRGAVRFAGRDISRLGPAARARRGINRIHQRPAVFPTLTATENVVVAALPRVIPRRRWWPGGRRRTAQHRAGPLLERMGLADVAAVPAGYLAHGQQRQLEIAMALAGSPRLLLLDEPAAGLSAAEVGRLLDLLRALPRAIAVLLVEHRLDLVYALCDTVTVLRDGQTLAAGTPDEIRTSPLVRQAYADGVA, encoded by the coding sequence ATGAACCCCCTGCTCAGCGCCGAGGATGTCAGCGTGCGCTACGGCTCGCTCACCGCACTCGCCGGCGTCGACCTGTCCATCCACGACGGCCAGCGGCACGCCCTGATCGGCCCCAACGGAGCCGGCAAGACGACCCTTCTCAACGTGATCGGCGGTGCCACGAAGCCGCAGCGCGGCGCGGTGCGCTTCGCTGGACGGGACATCAGTCGGCTCGGCCCGGCGGCACGGGCCCGCCGAGGCATCAACCGGATACACCAACGACCAGCGGTCTTTCCAACACTCACCGCGACGGAGAACGTCGTGGTGGCCGCGCTGCCACGGGTCATCCCGCGCCGCAGGTGGTGGCCGGGCGGACGCCGGCGCACCGCGCAACACCGGGCAGGCCCGCTGCTGGAGCGGATGGGCCTCGCCGACGTCGCGGCGGTGCCCGCCGGGTACCTCGCACATGGGCAACAACGCCAGTTGGAGATCGCGATGGCCCTTGCCGGTAGCCCCCGCCTGCTGCTGCTCGACGAACCCGCGGCGGGACTGTCCGCCGCCGAGGTTGGCCGGCTGCTCGACCTGCTCCGGGCGCTGCCCAGGGCGATCGCCGTGCTGCTGGTCGAACATCGACTGGACCTGGTGTACGCGCTCTGCGACACGGTCACCGTGCTCCGCGACGGCCAGACGTTGGCCGCCGGTACGCCAGACGAGATCCGCACCTCGCCGCTGGTGCGGCAGGCCTACGCCGACGGGGTGGCCTGA
- a CDS encoding ABC transporter ATP-binding protein produces the protein MLCVERLCAGYAGGIVLHEVSFQVQPGCIQAVVGRNGAGKSTLVHTIAGLVRASSGRIEIGGVHVAGRQPHRIAQSGVGLVPQGRRVFSRLTVAEHLVLAAAPWRAATAGGEGWTVARILELLPRLAERLRHRGCELSGGEQQMLAIARALLGQPRVLLLDEPCEGLSPDLAARVRGLISALAADGLTVLLVEQQLQHAIEIADRVAVLEYGRVVYDRPTGEARVDPAPLAAMLSVAAVPPPPANRPTPRLWADTP, from the coding sequence ATGCTGTGCGTGGAGCGCCTGTGCGCCGGCTACGCCGGGGGGATCGTGCTGCACGAGGTCAGCTTCCAGGTGCAGCCCGGCTGCATCCAGGCCGTGGTGGGCCGCAACGGGGCTGGCAAGAGCACTCTCGTGCACACCATCGCCGGGCTGGTGCGAGCCAGCAGTGGTCGTATCGAGATCGGCGGCGTGCACGTGGCCGGCCGGCAACCGCACCGGATCGCCCAGTCCGGGGTCGGTCTCGTTCCGCAGGGCCGGCGGGTCTTCTCCCGCCTGACCGTGGCCGAGCACCTGGTCCTGGCGGCCGCACCCTGGCGGGCCGCGACCGCCGGTGGCGAGGGCTGGACGGTGGCCCGGATCCTGGAGCTGCTGCCGAGGCTGGCGGAGCGGCTGCGCCACCGTGGCTGCGAGCTCTCCGGCGGCGAGCAGCAAATGCTGGCGATAGCCCGTGCGCTTCTCGGCCAGCCACGGGTGCTGCTGCTCGACGAGCCGTGTGAGGGCCTCTCTCCCGACCTGGCGGCGCGGGTCCGGGGGCTCATCAGCGCCCTCGCGGCCGACGGCCTGACCGTGCTGCTCGTGGAGCAGCAACTCCAGCATGCGATCGAGATCGCGGACCGGGTGGCGGTGCTGGAGTACGGCCGGGTCGTCTACGACCGACCGACCGGAGAGGCCCGCGTCGATCCGGCCCCACTGGCAGCGATGTTGAGCGTCGCCGCCGTCCCGCCGCCCCCGGCGAACCGACCGACCCCTCGGCTCTGGGCCGACACCCCGTAG
- a CDS encoding sensor histidine kinase, whose translation MRLIVAAPLVAVIGFAGLALTESARQTARASDLEVLARVGAEAGHLAYRLQRERIAAADLLTYPAAQQQDAFGTEMAATDEAAARYRQQRDLLPADTDANQALLRRIDEALGGLAPLRTQVRTAAHASVSAMTFSYRIAIADLINFRENVSHGVVDAQLADGIRASAALSKTAEAIGQQQVAVLRAVAGGELTPAMQQDITAARTSYTESSLSFLALAPPDWSIWWEQAGTGKEALTLQRMQDEVSRAQPGSTLKLETAAWVSTTQTRATRLAELRARVDVAVLDDVRAAHADQRRRAVAEAAGVLLALLLTALVTWAVARQITRRLRRLRDAANAVAFEQLPAVVAQLQQPGSAAVDPHKLARQQSTAALEPSSDDEIGELGQAFSAVHQAAVRTAAEQAVMRANTADIFIHLSRREQRLVDAVLAQVDLVERDETDPDRLHQLYTLDNLATRMGRINASLLVLGGVGVGRVRQRDVPLQQVLQAALSQIEHYARVRLGMIDGDVAVAAKTVDEVVHLLAELMDNATTYSSPDSETWVSGRSLGDRVIVQISDEGVGLSPQRMQQLNELLARPPAIDVAAVRAMGLVVVGQLAARLGASVQLRRGPRRGTLAEATLPAAIIRSMPPEEFLLAPGRLSRRAARTASPPPPYQPRPEPTAGRPPAERLLPAAPVFRPAPPPPDRGDAPTEELLIFEQVNHWFQTDVVDGHDGGEWSSPADDAWRTAAQATAPEVATTTRAGLPKRQPQRHLVPGGVTVPEQQQRSEYRDPAQVATAMAAYARGVANRRRTPINLANK comes from the coding sequence ATGCGCCTCATCGTCGCGGCGCCGCTCGTCGCCGTGATCGGCTTCGCCGGCCTCGCGCTGACTGAGAGCGCGCGCCAGACAGCCCGCGCCAGCGACCTGGAAGTCCTGGCACGCGTCGGCGCCGAGGCGGGTCACCTGGCCTACCGCCTGCAGCGCGAGCGCATCGCGGCAGCCGACCTGCTCACCTATCCCGCAGCGCAGCAGCAGGACGCCTTCGGCACGGAAATGGCCGCCACCGACGAGGCTGCGGCCCGCTACCGCCAGCAGCGGGATCTGCTGCCCGCCGACACCGACGCCAACCAGGCCCTGCTGCGCCGCATCGACGAGGCGCTGGGCGGCCTGGCCCCGCTGCGCACCCAGGTACGCACGGCAGCGCACGCCTCGGTGTCGGCGATGACCTTCAGTTACCGCATCGCGATCGCCGACCTGATCAACTTCCGGGAGAACGTCTCCCACGGCGTGGTGGACGCCCAACTCGCCGACGGAATCCGGGCCTCGGCGGCGCTGTCGAAGACGGCGGAGGCGATCGGACAGCAGCAGGTTGCCGTGCTGCGCGCGGTCGCGGGCGGCGAGCTGACCCCGGCCATGCAGCAGGACATCACCGCCGCCCGGACCAGCTACACCGAGTCGAGCCTGTCGTTCCTGGCGCTGGCTCCACCCGACTGGAGCATCTGGTGGGAGCAGGCCGGCACCGGCAAGGAGGCGCTCACCCTGCAACGGATGCAGGACGAGGTGTCCCGGGCCCAGCCGGGGTCGACGCTGAAACTGGAGACCGCCGCCTGGGTGTCCACCACACAGACGCGCGCCACCCGCCTGGCTGAGCTGCGAGCGCGGGTCGACGTCGCGGTTCTCGACGACGTCCGGGCCGCGCACGCCGACCAGCGCCGCCGGGCCGTGGCCGAGGCGGCCGGCGTCCTGCTGGCACTGCTACTGACCGCGCTGGTGACCTGGGCCGTCGCCAGGCAGATCACCCGGCGGCTGCGTCGCCTGCGGGATGCGGCCAACGCCGTGGCGTTCGAACAGCTCCCCGCCGTGGTGGCCCAACTCCAGCAGCCGGGCAGCGCCGCGGTCGACCCGCACAAGCTGGCCCGCCAGCAGTCCACCGCCGCCCTCGAACCGTCCAGCGACGACGAGATCGGTGAGCTGGGCCAGGCGTTCAGCGCCGTGCACCAGGCCGCCGTGCGGACCGCCGCCGAGCAGGCCGTCATGCGCGCCAACACCGCCGACATCTTCATCCACCTGAGCCGCCGCGAACAGCGACTCGTCGACGCCGTCCTGGCCCAGGTCGATCTGGTCGAGCGGGACGAGACCGATCCCGACCGGCTGCACCAGCTCTACACGCTGGACAACCTGGCGACCCGAATGGGCCGCATCAACGCCAGCCTGCTGGTGCTCGGCGGCGTCGGCGTCGGTCGCGTACGCCAGCGCGACGTGCCGCTGCAACAGGTGCTCCAGGCGGCGCTGTCCCAGATCGAGCACTACGCGCGGGTCCGGCTCGGCATGATCGACGGGGATGTCGCCGTGGCGGCCAAGACCGTCGACGAGGTCGTGCACCTGCTCGCCGAACTCATGGACAACGCGACGACGTACTCGTCACCGGACAGCGAGACGTGGGTGAGCGGCCGGAGCCTCGGTGACCGCGTCATCGTGCAGATCAGCGACGAGGGCGTGGGGCTGTCCCCGCAGCGGATGCAGCAGCTCAACGAACTGCTGGCCCGCCCACCCGCCATCGACGTGGCCGCCGTGCGGGCGATGGGGCTGGTCGTCGTGGGTCAGCTCGCGGCTCGGCTGGGCGCCAGCGTCCAACTGCGACGCGGTCCCCGCCGCGGCACCCTCGCCGAGGCGACACTGCCCGCGGCGATCATCCGGTCGATGCCACCGGAGGAGTTCCTGCTCGCACCCGGCCGACTGTCGCGGCGGGCGGCGCGTACGGCCAGCCCTCCGCCGCCGTACCAGCCACGCCCCGAGCCCACCGCCGGACGCCCTCCGGCCGAGCGGCTCCTGCCTGCGGCGCCGGTGTTCCGACCCGCTCCCCCACCTCCGGACCGGGGTGACGCGCCCACTGAGGAGCTACTCATCTTCGAACAGGTCAACCACTGGTTCCAGACGGATGTCGTCGACGGCCACGACGGCGGGGAGTGGTCCAGCCCCGCGGACGACGCCTGGCGCACGGCCGCCCAGGCCACCGCCCCCGAGGTCGCCACGACCACCAGGGCCGGCCTGCCCAAACGGCAACCGCAACGGCATCTCGTGCCCGGCGGCGTGACCGTGCCCGAGCAGCAGCAACGCTCCGAGTACCGCGACCCGGCCCAGGTGGCGACGGCGATGGCCGCGTACGCGCGGGGTGTGGCGAACCGGCGGCGCACCCCGATCAACCTCGCCAACAAATGA
- a CDS encoding roadblock/LC7 domain-containing protein yields MSDQQDLGWLLDSFAARASEVSHAIAISSDGLMVAATRDLPPDRADQLAATGSGLVSLLRGAAAFFDAGAVISNVTQLEGGFMFSMAFNDGASLLVLAAPECDVGKVSYEMTELANRIGDALTPAARAALARSR; encoded by the coding sequence GTGAGCGACCAACAGGATCTCGGCTGGCTGCTGGACAGCTTCGCCGCGCGCGCGAGCGAGGTCAGCCATGCGATCGCCATCTCCAGCGACGGCCTGATGGTGGCCGCCACCCGTGACCTGCCGCCGGACCGGGCCGACCAGTTGGCCGCGACGGGCAGCGGGCTTGTCAGCCTGCTGCGCGGCGCGGCGGCCTTCTTCGACGCCGGCGCGGTGATCTCCAACGTCACGCAACTCGAGGGCGGTTTCATGTTCTCGATGGCCTTCAACGACGGCGCGTCGCTGCTGGTGCTCGCCGCACCCGAGTGCGACGTCGGCAAGGTCTCCTACGAGATGACCGAGCTGGCCAACCGCATCGGGGACGCCCTGACACCCGCGGCCCGAGCGGCACTCGCCCGCAGCCGTTGA
- a CDS encoding branched-chain amino acid ABC transporter permease, translating into MRNEVIRRARGAVAALVLAGLVMAPWVVDDYTTAILARTLALALVGVSVALLTGVAGMPTLGQTAPYAAGAYACVVIGSRISDVGVVQLAVAAGAGAVLAALTVPLVVHARGVIVLMITLAIGELVVTVLGRWRSVTGGTDGLAGMPAVRPFWGLPALASDQARYMYTLVVVATLVGAVLLLLRTRAGLLLRAGRDDETRLRASGHRVPLHVSGAHIAAGAIAGGAGSLLVVAQQYISPADFGFDTSALLLLGVVIGGTASVGGALVGAALVIAVRDWLFGVLPGHAPLVLGALFVATVYLLPTGVNRARVRLRPSSAAPSHPQEPPARDHAAVPELRA; encoded by the coding sequence ATGAGGAACGAGGTGATCCGCCGGGCACGAGGCGCTGTCGCGGCGCTCGTCCTGGCCGGTCTGGTCATGGCGCCGTGGGTGGTCGACGACTACACGACGGCGATCCTCGCCCGGACGCTGGCACTGGCGCTGGTCGGGGTGAGCGTGGCCCTGCTCACCGGCGTCGCCGGCATGCCCACCCTCGGCCAGACCGCACCGTACGCGGCGGGCGCCTACGCCTGTGTCGTGATCGGCAGCCGGATCTCCGACGTCGGCGTCGTGCAGCTCGCCGTCGCGGCGGGCGCCGGGGCGGTGCTGGCCGCGCTGACCGTGCCGCTCGTCGTCCATGCCCGGGGAGTGATCGTCCTGATGATCACACTGGCCATCGGTGAACTCGTCGTGACCGTTCTCGGTCGTTGGCGGTCGGTGACCGGTGGCACGGACGGGTTGGCCGGCATGCCCGCGGTCCGCCCGTTCTGGGGGCTCCCGGCCCTGGCCAGCGATCAGGCTCGTTACATGTACACCCTGGTCGTCGTGGCCACGCTCGTCGGCGCGGTGCTGTTACTGCTGCGTACCCGGGCCGGGCTGCTGCTGCGTGCCGGTCGGGACGACGAGACGCGGCTGCGGGCCAGCGGGCACCGCGTGCCGCTGCACGTGTCCGGGGCGCACATCGCCGCCGGGGCGATAGCCGGCGGCGCCGGCTCGCTGCTGGTCGTCGCCCAGCAGTACATCTCCCCCGCCGACTTCGGCTTCGACACGTCCGCGCTGCTGTTGCTCGGTGTCGTCATCGGTGGCACCGCCTCGGTCGGCGGCGCCCTGGTGGGCGCGGCGCTCGTCATCGCCGTTCGGGACTGGCTGTTCGGGGTGCTGCCCGGCCACGCGCCACTGGTGCTGGGAGCGCTGTTCGTGGCGACGGTCTACCTGCTGCCCACCGGCGTGAACAGGGCGCGGGTCCGGCTACGTCCGTCAAGCGCCGCGCCGAGCCACCCGCAGGAGCCACCCGCACGTGACCACGCAGCGGTACCGGAACTACGCGCATGA